The following coding sequences lie in one Bradyrhizobium sp. G127 genomic window:
- a CDS encoding TadE/TadG family type IV pilus assembly protein — protein sequence MTSASKIVYRGRRLVARFARDTRGLAAVEFAFIVPLMLTLTFGTIEVSSAVAIDRKVTLTARALSDLVSQGTQVKQADLKNFFGLGGAIMTPYPVTPTTLTQQISAVSIDASKKATVVWSYSGKVSGGAASTPTVSTDHPPGTVVTTSIPPGLLVPNTQLIWSEVKYTYEPVSGFFMISKDLTDECFTRPRQSDTVPYSAT from the coding sequence ATGACCAGTGCATCAAAGATCGTGTATCGCGGCCGGCGGCTTGTCGCGCGCTTCGCTCGGGACACGCGCGGCCTCGCTGCGGTGGAATTCGCCTTCATCGTACCGCTGATGCTGACGCTGACGTTCGGCACGATCGAGGTGTCGAGCGCCGTGGCGATCGACCGCAAGGTGACGCTCACCGCGCGCGCGTTGTCAGATCTTGTCTCGCAAGGGACCCAGGTGAAGCAGGCCGACCTCAAGAATTTCTTCGGGCTGGGCGGCGCGATCATGACGCCCTATCCCGTCACGCCGACGACGCTGACACAGCAAATCTCCGCAGTCAGCATCGATGCATCGAAGAAGGCAACGGTGGTCTGGAGCTACTCCGGCAAGGTCAGCGGCGGCGCTGCATCCACTCCTACCGTCTCTACGGATCATCCCCCGGGGACAGTCGTCACCACGTCGATTCCGCCCGGTCTTCTCGTTCCGAACACGCAGTTGATCTGGAGCGAAGTCAAATACACTTACGAGCCGGTCTCGGGTTTCTTCATGATATCGAAGGATCTGACCGACGAGTGTTTCACGCGGCCGCGCCAGTCCGATACGGTGCCATATTCGGCAACCTGA
- a CDS encoding cold-shock protein, producing MSMGTVKWFNATKGYGFIQPDDGGNDVFVHISAVERAGLGTLREGQKVSYEIVADRRSGKSSADNLRAAG from the coding sequence GTGAGCATGGGAACTGTGAAGTGGTTCAACGCGACTAAGGGCTACGGTTTCATTCAGCCGGACGATGGCGGTAACGACGTGTTCGTTCACATCAGCGCCGTCGAGCGTGCTGGTCTCGGAACGTTGCGCGAAGGCCAGAAGGTCAGCTACGAAATCGTCGCCGACCGCCGTTCGGGCAAATCGTCGGCCGACAATCTTCGCGCCGCCGGCTAA
- the infA gene encoding translation initiation factor IF-1 translates to MAKEELIQFEGLVTEILPDARYRVQLDAGHEIVAYTAGKMKKNRIKTLAGDRVTIEMSPYDLEKGRLIFRHKDERPGGAGGPPRGTPPRGQFRRR, encoded by the coding sequence ATGGCTAAAGAAGAGCTGATCCAATTCGAAGGACTGGTGACGGAAATCCTGCCGGACGCGCGCTATCGCGTCCAGCTGGATGCCGGACATGAAATCGTCGCCTACACGGCGGGGAAAATGAAGAAGAACCGCATCAAGACCCTGGCGGGCGACCGGGTGACCATCGAGATGTCGCCGTACGACCTCGAGAAGGGCCGCTTGATTTTCCGCCACAAGGACGAGCGCCCCGGCGGCGCCGGCGGCCCGCCCCGCGGCACTCCACCGCGCGGACAGTTTCGCCGCAGATAA
- a CDS encoding DEAD/DEAH box helicase, translating into MTSFQDFGLADPISRALKEENYVTPTPIQAQTIPIALTGRDVVGIAQTGTGKTASFALPILHRLLENRIKPQPKTCRVLVLSPTRELSGQILESFNAYGRHIRLTSALTIGGVPMGRQVRSLMQGVEVLVATPGRLLDMVQGNALKLNQVEFLVLDEADRMLDMGFINDIRKIVAKLPIKRQTLFFSATMPKDIADLAEQMLNNPARVAVTPVSSTVERITQKVLQVDHSAKPAILAQLLKSEAVNRALVFTRTKHGADKVVKSLVKAGIPAEAIHGNKSQNHRERVLAAFRTGDIRTLVATDIAARGIDVDGISHVINFDLTNIPETYVHRIGRTARAGADGIAISLVAGAEELGYLRDIERLIKISLPKEDRRTPGGQQRPAPAPAQHRPGRSGHGHGNGPSPRTADGAPSSQGPRRRRRPGGGNGIVQTNRHESGRHENGRHEQPRTSHGNSGDGIQGVAFLHRESRPAQPQGQKRNQRPHRS; encoded by the coding sequence TTGACCTCCTTTCAGGATTTCGGCCTCGCCGATCCAATCTCGCGTGCACTTAAAGAAGAAAATTACGTCACGCCGACCCCCATCCAAGCCCAGACCATTCCCATCGCACTGACCGGACGAGATGTCGTCGGCATTGCGCAGACCGGCACGGGCAAGACCGCGTCCTTCGCGCTGCCGATCCTGCATCGTCTTCTCGAAAACCGCATCAAGCCGCAGCCCAAGACCTGCCGCGTGCTGGTGCTCAGCCCGACCCGCGAACTGTCGGGCCAGATCCTCGAAAGCTTCAATGCTTACGGCCGCCACATCCGGCTGACCTCGGCGCTGACGATCGGCGGCGTCCCCATGGGACGTCAGGTCCGCTCGCTCATGCAGGGCGTTGAGGTCCTCGTCGCCACGCCGGGCCGCCTGCTTGACATGGTCCAGGGCAACGCCCTCAAGCTCAATCAGGTCGAGTTTCTGGTGCTCGATGAAGCCGACCGCATGCTCGACATGGGTTTCATCAACGACATCCGCAAAATCGTCGCCAAGCTGCCGATCAAGCGCCAGACCCTGTTCTTCTCGGCCACCATGCCGAAGGACATCGCCGATCTTGCCGAGCAGATGCTGAACAATCCGGCCCGCGTCGCCGTGACGCCGGTGTCATCGACCGTCGAGCGCATCACGCAAAAGGTGCTTCAGGTCGATCATTCCGCAAAGCCCGCCATTCTGGCGCAACTCCTCAAGTCGGAAGCGGTCAACCGCGCGCTGGTGTTCACCCGCACCAAGCACGGCGCCGACAAGGTCGTGAAGAGCCTGGTGAAAGCCGGGATTCCCGCTGAAGCCATTCATGGCAACAAGTCGCAGAACCACCGCGAGCGCGTGCTGGCTGCGTTCCGCACCGGCGATATCCGCACGCTGGTCGCCACCGACATCGCCGCCCGCGGCATCGACGTCGACGGCATCAGCCATGTCATCAACTTCGACCTTACCAACATTCCGGAAACCTACGTCCACCGCATCGGCCGCACCGCGCGCGCCGGCGCGGACGGCATCGCGATCTCGCTGGTGGCAGGGGCTGAGGAACTCGGCTACCTGCGGGACATCGAGCGGCTGATCAAGATTTCACTGCCGAAGGAAGACCGCCGCACCCCCGGCGGTCAGCAGCGCCCGGCTCCGGCCCCCGCGCAGCATCGGCCTGGACGCTCGGGTCATGGTCATGGCAACGGCCCCTCGCCGCGCACCGCCGACGGTGCCCCGTCATCGCAGGGTCCGCGCCGCAGGCGCCGTCCCGGCGGCGGCAACGGCATAGTTCAGACCAACCGCCATGAAAGCGGACGCCACGAAAATGGCCGCCATGAGCAGCCGCGCACTTCTCATGGCAATAGCGGCGATGGTATTCAAGGCGTCGCATTTCTTCACCGGGAAAGCCGGCCTGCGCAGCCGCAAGGCCAGAAGCGCAACCAGCGCCCGCATCGTTCGTAA